Proteins found in one Streptococcus criceti HS-6 genomic segment:
- the rpoB gene encoding DNA-directed RNA polymerase subunit beta: MAGHDVQYGKHRTRRSFSRIKEALDLPNLIEIQTDSFRDFLENGLKEVFEDVLPISNFTDTMELEFVGYELKEPKYSLEEARIHDASYSAPIFVTFRLINKETGEIKTQEVFFGDFPIMTEMGTFIINGGERIIVSQLVRSPGVYFNDKVDKNGKVGYGSTVIPNRGAWLELETDSKDIAYTRIDRTRKIPFTTLVRALGFSGDDEIIDIFGDSELVRNTIEKDIHKNPADARTDEALKEIYERLRPGEPKTADSSRSLLTARFFDPRRYDLAAVGRYKINKKLNIKTRLLNQTLAENLVDGETGEILVEAGTVMTREVIDSIADALDNGLNSFVYTPNDYAVVTDPVVLQKFKVVSPLDADKVVTIVGNSNPGDKVRALTPADILAEMSYFLNLADGLGKVDDIDHLGNRRIRAVGELLANQFRIGLTRMERNVRERMSVQDNEALTPQQIINIRPVTAAVKEFFGSSQLSQFMDQHNPLSELSHKRRLSALGPGGLTRDRAGYEVRDVHYTHYGRMCPIETPEGPNIGLINNLSSYGHLNKYGFIQTPYRKVDRSTGKVTNEIVWLTADEEDEYTVAQANSKLNEDGTFAEEIVMGRHQGNNQEFSASSVDFVDVSPKQVVAVATACIPFLENDDSNRALMGANMQRQAVPLIDPKAPFVGTGMEYQAAHDSGAAVIAQHDGRVTFSDAEKVEVRREDGSLDVYHITKFRRSNSGTAYNQRTLVKVGDQVEKGDFIADGPSMEKGEMALGRNPIVAYMTWEGYNFEDAVIMSERLVKEDVYTSVHLEEFESETRDTKLGPEEITREIPNVGEEALKDLDEMGIIRIGAEVKEGDILVGKVTPKGEKDLSAEERLLHAIFGDKSREVRDTSLRVPHGGAGIVRDVKIFTRANGDELQSGVNMLVRVYIAQKRKIKVGDKMAGRHGNKGVVSRIVPVEDMPYLPDGTPVDIMLNPLGVPSRMNIGQVMELHLGMAARNLGIHIATPVFDGATSEDLWETVEEAGMASDAKTVLYDGRTGEPFDNRVSVGVMYMIKLHHMVDDKLHARSTGPYSLVTQQPLGGKAQFGGQRFGEMEVWALEAYGASNVLQEILTYKSDDVNGRLKAYEAITKGKPIPKPGVPESFRVLVKELQSLGLDMRVLDEDDKEVELRDLDEGEDDDVMHVDDLEKARQKQEAEAARLAQAAVSQKTEE, encoded by the coding sequence GCCTAAGTACAGTTTGGAAGAAGCGCGTATCCACGATGCTTCATACTCAGCACCGATCTTTGTAACTTTCCGTTTGATTAACAAAGAGACTGGTGAAATCAAAACTCAGGAAGTCTTCTTTGGTGACTTTCCAATCATGACGGAAATGGGGACTTTTATCATCAATGGTGGGGAACGGATTATCGTTTCTCAGTTGGTACGTTCTCCGGGTGTTTATTTCAACGATAAGGTTGATAAAAACGGTAAAGTTGGCTACGGTTCAACCGTTATCCCTAACCGGGGGGCTTGGCTGGAATTAGAAACGGACTCTAAGGATATTGCCTATACGCGTATCGACCGAACTCGTAAGATTCCATTTACAACTTTGGTGCGGGCCCTTGGTTTCTCTGGTGATGATGAAATTATTGATATCTTTGGTGATAGCGAATTAGTTCGCAATACTATTGAAAAAGATATCCACAAGAATCCAGCAGATGCTAGGACTGATGAAGCCCTTAAGGAAATTTACGAACGCCTGCGTCCAGGGGAACCTAAGACAGCTGATAGTTCTCGTAGCCTCTTGACTGCTCGTTTCTTCGACCCTCGTCGCTATGACTTGGCTGCCGTTGGTCGTTATAAAATTAATAAGAAGCTCAATATCAAAACTCGCCTGCTCAACCAAACTCTAGCGGAAAACTTGGTCGATGGTGAAACTGGTGAAATCTTGGTTGAAGCCGGTACCGTTATGACTCGCGAGGTTATTGATTCTATTGCAGATGCTTTGGATAACGGCCTTAATAGCTTCGTTTATACACCAAATGACTACGCTGTTGTGACAGATCCTGTTGTTCTGCAAAAATTCAAAGTGGTTTCACCACTGGATGCTGACAAAGTAGTTACTATCGTTGGTAACTCTAATCCAGGTGATAAGGTCCGTGCGTTAACGCCTGCTGATATTTTGGCGGAAATGTCATATTTCCTCAATTTGGCTGATGGGCTTGGTAAGGTTGATGATATTGACCATTTGGGTAACCGCCGGATTCGTGCTGTGGGTGAACTGTTAGCCAACCAATTCCGTATCGGTTTGACTCGGATGGAACGTAACGTGCGCGAACGCATGTCTGTTCAAGACAATGAAGCTCTGACGCCACAGCAAATTATCAATATCCGCCCTGTTACGGCTGCAGTTAAGGAATTCTTTGGTTCTTCTCAATTGTCTCAATTCATGGACCAACACAATCCGCTTTCTGAGCTGTCTCACAAACGTCGTTTGTCAGCTTTAGGCCCTGGTGGTTTGACCCGTGACCGAGCTGGCTATGAGGTGCGGGACGTGCACTATACCCATTATGGCCGGATGTGTCCAATTGAGACTCCTGAAGGACCAAACATCGGTTTGATCAATAATCTGTCTTCTTACGGTCACCTCAATAAGTACGGCTTCATCCAAACACCATACCGCAAGGTTGACCGGTCAACTGGTAAGGTGACTAATGAAATCGTTTGGCTGACTGCGGATGAAGAAGATGAATACACCGTCGCTCAGGCCAACTCAAAGCTGAATGAAGATGGCACTTTTGCAGAAGAAATTGTCATGGGGCGTCACCAAGGGAACAACCAAGAATTTTCAGCTAGCTCGGTTGATTTTGTAGACGTTTCTCCTAAACAGGTTGTTGCGGTTGCAACCGCTTGTATCCCATTCTTGGAAAACGATGACTCCAACCGGGCCCTCATGGGTGCCAACATGCAGCGGCAAGCTGTACCATTGATTGATCCTAAGGCACCGTTCGTTGGGACAGGCATGGAATATCAAGCCGCTCATGATTCTGGTGCTGCTGTTATTGCTCAACATGACGGCCGAGTAACCTTCTCTGATGCTGAAAAGGTTGAAGTGCGACGTGAAGATGGCTCCCTTGATGTTTATCATATTACTAAGTTCCGTCGCTCTAACTCTGGTACTGCCTATAATCAACGCACTCTTGTTAAGGTTGGCGATCAGGTTGAAAAAGGTGACTTCATCGCTGATGGTCCTTCCATGGAAAAAGGTGAAATGGCTTTGGGTCGCAACCCAATCGTCGCTTACATGACTTGGGAAGGCTACAACTTCGAAGATGCGGTCATCATGAGTGAACGTCTGGTTAAGGAAGATGTTTATACTTCTGTCCACTTGGAAGAATTTGAATCAGAAACCCGTGATACTAAGTTAGGTCCTGAAGAAATTACGCGTGAAATTCCAAATGTTGGGGAAGAAGCTCTCAAGGATTTGGATGAAATGGGTATTATCCGCATCGGTGCGGAAGTCAAGGAAGGCGACATCTTAGTTGGTAAGGTCACTCCTAAGGGGGAAAAAGACCTGTCAGCTGAAGAGCGTCTCCTCCATGCCATCTTTGGTGATAAATCGCGTGAAGTGCGTGACACCTCTCTGCGGGTTCCACACGGTGGTGCTGGTATCGTCCGTGATGTCAAGATCTTTACACGGGCTAATGGTGATGAGCTTCAATCTGGTGTTAATATGCTGGTACGGGTTTATATCGCTCAAAAACGTAAGATTAAGGTCGGCGATAAAATGGCTGGTCGTCACGGTAATAAGGGGGTTGTTTCTCGGATTGTTCCGGTCGAAGACATGCCTTATCTGCCTGACGGAACACCTGTTGATATCATGCTGAATCCATTGGGTGTGCCATCTCGGATGAATATTGGACAAGTTATGGAACTCCACTTGGGTATGGCGGCTCGTAATCTAGGAATCCATATTGCAACGCCAGTCTTTGACGGGGCGACTTCTGAAGATCTTTGGGAAACCGTTGAAGAGGCTGGTATGGCTAGTGATGCTAAGACCGTCCTTTACGATGGTCGTACCGGTGAACCATTTGACAACCGTGTATCTGTTGGGGTTATGTACATGATTAAGCTCCACCACATGGTTGATGATAAGCTTCACGCCCGTTCCACTGGTCCTTACTCACTTGTTACCCAACAACCTCTGGGTGGTAAAGCTCAGTTCGGTGGTCAACGTTTCGGGGAAATGGAAGTTTGGGCTCTGGAAGCTTATGGGGCTTCAAATGTCTTGCAAGAAATCCTGACTTACAAGTCGGATGATGTGAATGGCCGCCTTAAAGCTTATGAAGCTATTACTAAGGGTAAACCAATTCCAAAACCAGGGGTGCCGGAGTCCTTCCGTGTCTTGGTTAAGGAACTGCAATCACTTGGTCTTGATATGCGCGTGCTGGATGAAGATGACAAGGAAGTTGAACTGCGTGATCTTGACGAAGGTGAAGATGACGACGTCATGCATGTTGATGATCTGGAAAAGGCCCGCCAAAAGCAAGAAGCTGAGGCTGCTCGCTTAGCACAAGCTGCTGTGAGTCAAAAGACTGAAGAATGA
- the rpoC gene encoding DNA-directed RNA polymerase subunit beta' translates to MVDVNRFKSMQVTLASPNKVRSWSYGEVKKPETINYRTLKPEREGLFDEVIFGPTKDWECACGKYKRIRYKGIVCDRCGVEVTRAKVRRERMGHIELKAPVSHIWYFKGIPSRMGLTLDMSPRALEEVIYFAAYVVIDPKDTPLERKSILTEREYREKLQEYGYGSFVAKMGAEAVQDLLKQVDLEAEIAELKEELKTASGQKRIKAIRRLDVLDAFQKSGNKPEWMVLNILPVIPPDLRPMVQLDGGRFAASDLNDLYRRVINRNNRLARLLELNAPGIIVQNEKRMLQEAVDALIDNGRRGRPITGPGSRPLKSLSHMLKGKQGRFRQNLLGKRVDFSGRSVIAVGPTLKMYQCGVPREMAIELFKPFVMKEIVAREYAGNVKAAKRMVERGDERIWDILEDVIKEHPVLLNRAPTLHRLGIQAFEPVLIDGKALRLHPLACEAYNADFDGDQMAIHVPLSEEAQAEARLLMLAAEHILNPKDGKPVVTPSQDMVLGNYYLTMEDAGREGEGMVFKDKDEAIMAYRNGFAHLHTRVGIATDSMPEKPWTESQKGKVMITTVGKILFNDIMPAELPYLQEPTTSNLTEKTPDKYFLEPGSDIKPAIEALEINEPFKKKHLGNIIAETFKRLRTTETSAFLDRLKDLGYYHSTLSGLTVGIADIPVIDNKQEIIEAAHSKVEQINKAFRRGLMTDDDRYTAVTNTWREAKEELEEALIANQDPKNPIVMMMDSGARGNISNFSQLAGMRGLMAAPNGQIMELPILSNFREGLSVLEMFFSTHGARKGMTDTALKTADSGYLTRRLVDVAQDVIIREDDCGTDRGLTITAITDGKEVTETLQERLVGRYTKKSVKHPETGEVLVEPDTLLTENMAAEIVKAGVEEVTIRSVFTCKTRHGVCRHCYGINLATGDAVEVGEAVGTVAAQSIGEPGTQLTMRTFHTGGVASNTDITQGLPRIQEIFEARNPKGEAVITEVKGRVTDIEEDAATRTKKVYVEGRTGKGEYVVPFTARMKVQVGDKISRGSALTEGSIQPKHLLEVRDTLSVETYLLAEVQKVYRSQGVEIGDKHVEVMVRQMLRKVRVMDPGDTDLLPGTLMDIADFTDANKDIVIAGGIPATSRPVLMGITKASLETNSFLSAASFQETTRVLTDAAIRGKKDHLLGLKENVIIGKIIPAGTGMARYRNIEPQAVNEVEIIEEEVGPNEEEAQAPVAE, encoded by the coding sequence GTGGTTGACGTAAATCGTTTTAAAAGTATGCAAGTCACTTTAGCTTCTCCTAATAAGGTCCGTTCTTGGTCCTACGGGGAAGTTAAGAAACCTGAAACAATCAACTACCGCACGCTCAAGCCTGAACGTGAAGGGCTCTTTGATGAAGTCATCTTTGGGCCTACTAAGGATTGGGAATGTGCCTGTGGTAAATATAAACGGATCCGCTATAAAGGGATTGTCTGTGATCGCTGTGGGGTTGAAGTTACTCGTGCCAAGGTTCGTCGCGAACGTATGGGTCACATCGAATTGAAGGCTCCTGTTTCTCACATCTGGTACTTCAAGGGTATCCCATCACGCATGGGCTTGACTTTGGATATGAGTCCGCGGGCTTTGGAAGAAGTTATCTACTTCGCAGCCTATGTGGTCATTGATCCTAAGGATACTCCGTTGGAACGCAAGTCTATCTTGACTGAGCGTGAATACCGCGAAAAACTGCAGGAGTATGGTTACGGTTCCTTCGTTGCTAAGATGGGGGCGGAAGCTGTTCAGGACCTCCTGAAGCAAGTGGACTTGGAAGCAGAAATTGCAGAACTCAAAGAGGAACTGAAGACTGCTTCAGGTCAAAAGCGCATTAAGGCAATTCGCCGTTTGGATGTTCTTGATGCCTTCCAAAAATCAGGCAACAAGCCAGAATGGATGGTACTTAACATCCTGCCGGTTATTCCGCCGGATTTGCGCCCTATGGTCCAATTGGATGGTGGTCGTTTTGCTGCCTCTGACTTGAATGACCTTTACCGTCGGGTTATCAACCGGAACAACCGCTTGGCGCGTCTTTTGGAACTCAACGCTCCAGGTATCATCGTGCAAAATGAAAAACGGATGTTGCAAGAAGCTGTTGATGCTCTGATTGATAATGGTCGGCGCGGCCGTCCAATTACAGGTCCAGGCAGCCGTCCGCTTAAGTCTCTCAGCCACATGCTGAAAGGTAAGCAAGGACGTTTCCGTCAAAACTTGCTGGGTAAACGGGTTGACTTTTCTGGACGTTCGGTTATCGCTGTTGGTCCAACCCTCAAGATGTACCAATGCGGTGTACCGCGTGAAATGGCTATCGAGCTCTTCAAACCTTTCGTCATGAAAGAAATTGTTGCGCGTGAATATGCTGGTAATGTTAAGGCTGCCAAGCGTATGGTTGAACGCGGTGATGAACGGATCTGGGATATTCTGGAAGATGTGATCAAGGAACACCCCGTTCTCCTCAACCGGGCACCTACCCTGCACAGACTTGGTATCCAAGCCTTTGAACCTGTTCTGATCGATGGTAAGGCTCTGCGACTTCACCCACTGGCTTGTGAAGCCTACAATGCTGACTTTGACGGGGACCAAATGGCTATCCACGTGCCTCTGTCTGAAGAAGCTCAAGCAGAAGCTCGTCTCTTGATGTTGGCGGCCGAACACATTCTTAACCCTAAAGATGGTAAACCAGTCGTTACCCCATCTCAAGATATGGTTTTGGGTAATTACTACCTGACTATGGAAGATGCTGGCCGTGAAGGCGAAGGTATGGTCTTCAAGGACAAGGACGAAGCTATCATGGCTTACCGCAATGGTTTTGCACACTTGCATACCCGTGTTGGTATCGCAACGGACAGCATGCCTGAAAAACCTTGGACTGAAAGTCAAAAGGGCAAGGTTATGATTACGACTGTTGGTAAGATTCTCTTTAATGATATCATGCCAGCAGAACTGCCATATCTGCAAGAACCAACCACCAGCAATCTGACTGAAAAGACTCCTGATAAGTACTTCTTGGAACCAGGTAGCGATATCAAGCCAGCTATTGAAGCACTTGAAATCAATGAACCATTCAAGAAGAAACACTTGGGTAATATCATCGCTGAAACCTTCAAACGCCTGCGGACGACAGAAACTTCTGCCTTCCTTGACCGTTTGAAAGACTTGGGTTACTATCATTCAACCCTGTCTGGTTTGACTGTTGGTATTGCTGATATCCCAGTTATTGACAATAAGCAAGAAATTATCGAAGCTGCTCACAGTAAGGTCGAACAAATCAATAAGGCCTTCCGCCGCGGTTTGATGACGGATGACGACCGCTATACAGCCGTTACAAATACTTGGCGCGAAGCCAAGGAAGAATTGGAAGAAGCTCTGATTGCTAACCAAGATCCTAAGAACCCTATCGTTATGATGATGGACTCAGGAGCTCGGGGTAACATCTCCAACTTCTCTCAATTGGCTGGTATGCGTGGTCTGATGGCGGCTCCTAATGGACAAATCATGGAATTGCCTATCCTGTCTAACTTCCGTGAAGGTCTGTCTGTTCTGGAAATGTTCTTCTCTACCCACGGTGCTCGTAAGGGTATGACTGATACGGCTCTCAAGACCGCCGACTCGGGTTATCTGACTCGTCGTCTGGTCGATGTGGCTCAAGATGTTATCATCCGCGAAGACGACTGTGGTACGGACCGTGGTTTGACCATCACAGCTATTACCGATGGTAAGGAAGTAACTGAAACCTTGCAGGAACGCTTGGTTGGTCGTTATACCAAGAAGAGTGTTAAACACCCTGAAACTGGGGAAGTCTTGGTTGAACCTGATACCTTGCTGACAGAAAATATGGCGGCTGAAATTGTTAAGGCTGGCGTTGAAGAAGTCACCATCCGCTCTGTCTTCACCTGTAAGACCCGTCATGGGGTCTGCCGCCACTGTTACGGTATCAACTTGGCAACAGGTGATGCGGTTGAAGTTGGGGAAGCTGTTGGTACTGTCGCTGCCCAATCTATTGGCGAACCTGGTACCCAGTTGACTATGCGGACCTTCCACACCGGTGGTGTTGCTTCGAATACCGATATCACTCAAGGTTTGCCTCGTATCCAAGAAATCTTTGAAGCCCGCAATCCTAAAGGGGAAGCGGTCATCACAGAAGTTAAGGGGCGCGTGACTGACATTGAGGAAGATGCGGCAACTCGTACCAAGAAGGTTTACGTTGAAGGTAGAACTGGTAAGGGTGAATATGTCGTGCCATTTACAGCTCGGATGAAGGTTCAAGTCGGTGATAAAATTTCCCGCGGTTCTGCCCTAACCGAAGGATCTATCCAGCCAAAACATTTGCTGGAAGTGCGTGATACCCTGTCAGTTGAAACCTATCTCTTGGCAGAAGTTCAAAAAGTTTACCGTAGCCAAGGGGTAGAAATCGGTGATAAGCACGTCGAAGTTATGGTTCGTCAAATGTTGCGCAAGGTGCGTGTCATGGATCCAGGTGATACGGATCTCCTGCCAGGTACGCTCATGGATATCGCTGACTTTACGGATGCTAATAAGGACATCGTCATCGCTGGCGGTATTCCTGCAACCAGCCGTCCAGTCCTTATGGGGATTACCAAAGCTTCACTGGAAACCAATTCATTCCTATCAGCAGCTTCCTTCCAAGAAACCACTCGTGTCCTGACCGATGCGGCTATCCGTGGTAAGAAGGATCATCTGCTTGGTCTTAAGGAAAATGTCATTATTGGTAAGATTATCCCTGCTGGTACTGGTATGGCTCGCTACCGCAATATCGAACCTCAGGCTGTCAATGAAGTTGAAATCATTGAAGAAGAAGTAGGGCCAAATGAAGAGGAAGCTCAAGCACCAGTTGCTGAATAA
- a CDS encoding peptide ABC transporter substrate-binding protein encodes MVLIKRKFRKKLRKNAKWIVAAGVVLVGVTAHNFTQTNDSKHEINWYTPTEIITLDVSKNTDQYSAMAIGNSGSNLMRVDKHGDLKLDLAKKVDVSADGLTYTATLRDHLKWSDGSALTAQDIVYSWQRMVDPKTASEYAYLTQDAHVLNADEIIAGKKPVKDLGVKAEGNKVIFTLSKPAPQFKSLLSFSNFVPQKKSFVDKAGDKYGTASKYSVYSGPYKVEHWNGTSGSYKLVKNKYYWDAKHVKTKVVNVQTVKKPDTAVQMYKQGDLDYANISATSAMYNANKYSKEVVKVPEATTTYIVYNQTGEVPGLTNKKIRQALNFATNRKGVVKAAIDTGSKPATALAPEGLEKLPGGRDLTDYVAPGYTYDVKKASQLFKAGLAEEGLSSLKLVVTADSDQPVAKAAVDYIKETWEKALPGLTVEEKFVTFKQRLDDTKKQNFDVALVLWGGDYPEGSTFYGLFTSDSAYNYGKFSNADYDAAYQKALTTDALNQAAGAEDYKAAEKSLYDEALYNPIYFRSTRALQNPHLKGLIRNATGLYTDFTYAYKK; translated from the coding sequence ATGGTATTAATAAAAAGAAAATTCAGAAAAAAGCTTCGAAAGAATGCTAAGTGGATCGTGGCTGCTGGGGTGGTACTTGTTGGTGTTACAGCTCATAACTTTACCCAAACAAATGATTCTAAGCATGAGATTAATTGGTATACACCGACTGAAATCATTACTTTGGATGTTTCTAAGAATACTGATCAATATTCGGCAATGGCTATCGGTAATTCTGGCAGTAACTTAATGCGGGTAGATAAACATGGTGATTTGAAGCTAGATTTAGCTAAAAAGGTGGATGTGTCGGCTGATGGTTTAACCTATACGGCGACCCTGCGCGATCATCTCAAATGGTCGGATGGCAGTGCCTTGACAGCACAGGACATTGTCTATTCTTGGCAGCGCATGGTCGACCCGAAAACGGCTTCTGAATATGCTTACTTGACTCAGGATGCCCATGTTCTCAATGCCGATGAGATTATCGCTGGCAAGAAGCCAGTCAAGGACTTAGGTGTTAAGGCAGAAGGCAACAAGGTTATTTTTACTCTTAGCAAGCCGGCTCCTCAGTTCAAATCTCTCTTATCTTTTTCTAATTTTGTGCCACAGAAAAAATCCTTTGTGGATAAAGCTGGAGATAAGTACGGAACGGCTTCTAAGTATTCTGTCTATTCAGGCCCTTATAAGGTTGAACATTGGAACGGTACTAGTGGTAGCTATAAATTGGTTAAGAATAAATACTACTGGGATGCAAAGCATGTTAAAACCAAGGTTGTCAATGTTCAGACTGTCAAAAAGCCTGATACGGCTGTTCAGATGTATAAACAAGGGGATCTTGATTATGCTAATATTTCTGCGACCTCAGCTATGTATAATGCTAACAAATACAGCAAAGAGGTTGTTAAGGTTCCAGAAGCAACAACCACCTATATCGTTTACAATCAAACGGGGGAGGTTCCTGGTTTGACCAATAAAAAGATTCGTCAGGCTCTCAACTTTGCAACTAATCGTAAGGGAGTGGTTAAGGCTGCTATTGATACAGGATCTAAGCCGGCTACTGCTTTGGCTCCTGAAGGATTAGAGAAATTGCCGGGTGGAAGGGATCTAACGGATTATGTGGCTCCGGGCTACACTTATGATGTTAAAAAAGCTAGTCAGCTCTTTAAGGCTGGGTTAGCAGAAGAAGGGCTAAGTTCTTTGAAACTCGTCGTTACAGCTGATTCTGATCAGCCTGTTGCCAAGGCAGCGGTCGACTATATCAAGGAGACATGGGAGAAAGCCCTGCCTGGTTTAACCGTTGAGGAAAAATTTGTTACCTTCAAGCAGCGCTTGGATGATACAAAAAAACAAAATTTTGATGTGGCTCTTGTTCTTTGGGGGGGTGATTATCCGGAAGGTTCAACTTTCTACGGTCTATTCACCTCTGACTCTGCTTATAACTATGGTAAGTTTTCAAATGCTGATTACGATGCTGCTTACCAAAAAGCTCTGACCACTGATGCTTTGAATCAAGCGGCAGGTGCAGAAGATTATAAGGCAGCAGAAAAATCCCTTTACGACGAGGCTCTTTACAATCCAATCTACTTCCGTTCAACTCGAGCTTTACAAAATCCACATTTGAAAGGCCTGATACGGAATGCAACTGGACTTTACACGGACTTTACCTATGCCTACAAGAAGTAA
- a CDS encoding ABC transporter permease — translation MVKYLLKRIAILLVTLWVVVTLSFFLMQVLPGTPYNNPKLTDEMIAMMNKQYGLDKPLWQQYLTYLWNILHGDLGTSYASINQKVSTLIGQRLAVSAQLGIQALVVGVIAGLFVGAVSARNKNNWIDSVLSVISTLGISVPSFIIGLFLLDYLGFKWNLLPLVGWGSFGQSVLPTLALAIPVFAQVTRFFRSEMIETLNTDYIQLARAKGLTSSEVTEQHAYRNSMIPVLTLVGPLAANILTGSALIEQIFSIPGIGQQFVSSIPTKDYPVIMGTTIVYALMLMVAILVTDIVISIVDPRVRLQ, via the coding sequence ATGGTGAAATATTTATTAAAACGTATAGCAATCTTGTTAGTTACTCTTTGGGTGGTTGTAACCCTGTCTTTCTTTCTTATGCAGGTTTTACCAGGAACGCCTTACAACAACCCCAAGTTAACGGATGAAATGATTGCCATGATGAACAAGCAATACGGCTTGGATAAGCCGCTCTGGCAGCAGTATCTGACCTATCTCTGGAATATCCTGCACGGTGATTTGGGAACTTCTTACGCCTCTATTAATCAAAAAGTGTCAACCCTGATTGGTCAACGCCTGGCTGTTTCTGCTCAACTGGGTATTCAGGCTCTGGTTGTCGGTGTTATTGCTGGTCTTTTTGTCGGTGCTGTTTCAGCCCGCAATAAGAATAACTGGATTGATAGTGTCTTGAGTGTTATCTCAACTCTAGGTATCTCAGTACCGTCCTTCATTATTGGACTTTTTCTCTTGGATTACCTCGGCTTCAAGTGGAATCTTCTGCCTTTAGTTGGTTGGGGTAGCTTTGGTCAGTCCGTCTTACCAACTCTGGCTTTGGCTATTCCGGTCTTTGCTCAGGTTACACGCTTCTTCCGCAGTGAAATGATTGAAACCCTCAATACAGATTACATTCAGTTGGCTCGAGCTAAGGGGCTGACTTCATCAGAGGTAACAGAGCAGCATGCCTACCGCAATTCCATGATTCCAGTCTTGACCTTAGTTGGTCCGCTGGCTGCTAATATTTTGACGGGTTCTGCCTTGATTGAGCAAATCTTCTCAATTCCCGGTATCGGGCAGCAATTTGTCAGCTCCATTCCCACCAAGGATTATCCAGTTATTATGGGAACAACGATTGTCTATGCTCTCATGCTGATGGTGGCTATTCTGGTGACAGATATTGTGATTAGTATTGTCGATCCTCGGGTTCGCTTGCAGTAA
- a CDS encoding ABC transporter permease, whose product MDERQTFKLVGAGSTLSQEKIQKPTLTFMQDAWRRLKKNKLALVALWFLAFMLIFAAISTAFVSKEDANTFNSDKVTTYRNLPPKISDHLPFWNGTIKYSGADKKTDVYKEQEVPKGQKFILGTDNLGRSVAKRVMVGIRISLLIAVVATLIDLLIGVSYGLISGFIGGRIDTIMQRIIEVISSIPNLVIVTMLGLLLGNGVTAIIISIAIVGWTAMARQVRNMTLSYKERDFVLASRTLGESRIKIAFKHILPNISGIIIVQIMMTVPSAIMYEAVLSAINLGVKPPTASLGSLITDAQEYLQYYPYQLIIPALALVFISLAFILLGDGLRDAFDPKSNADE is encoded by the coding sequence ATGGACGAAAGACAAACATTTAAACTTGTGGGTGCGGGCAGCACGCTTTCACAAGAAAAAATTCAAAAGCCTACCCTGACCTTTATGCAGGATGCTTGGCGACGGTTGAAAAAGAATAAATTAGCCTTAGTGGCTCTCTGGTTCTTGGCCTTCATGCTGATTTTTGCCGCTATTTCAACGGCCTTTGTCAGTAAGGAAGATGCCAATACTTTTAACAGTGATAAGGTGACCACTTATCGCAATTTGCCTCCTAAAATCAGCGATCATTTACCTTTCTGGAATGGGACAATCAAATATTCTGGTGCTGATAAGAAGACAGATGTCTATAAGGAACAAGAGGTTCCCAAGGGTCAAAAATTTATTTTAGGAACCGACAACTTAGGCCGAAGTGTGGCCAAGCGGGTTATGGTCGGGATTCGGATTTCCCTTTTGATTGCTGTGGTTGCGACCTTGATTGACCTCCTGATTGGCGTTAGCTATGGTCTGATTTCAGGTTTTATCGGCGGTCGGATCGATACCATTATGCAGCGGATTATCGAAGTTATCTCTTCAATCCCTAACTTGGTTATCGTAACCATGCTGGGGCTCCTTCTGGGAAATGGGGTGACGGCTATCATTATCTCCATCGCTATTGTCGGTTGGACAGCGATGGCTCGTCAGGTCCGCAATATGACCCTGTCCTATAAGGAGCGGGATTTTGTCCTAGCTTCAAGGACTCTGGGTGAAAGCAGGATCAAGATTGCCTTTAAACACATTCTGCCAAATATTTCAGGGATTATCATTGTACAAATTATGATGACTGTACCTAGTGCCATCATGTATGAAGCTGTCTTATCAGCTATCAATCTGGGGGTGAAGCCACCGACGGCTTCCCTAGGTTCTCTGATTACCGATGCCCAAGAATACTTACAATATTATCCCTATCAGCTGATTATTCCAGCTCTTGCCTTGGTCTTTATTTCCCTAGCCTTCATTCTCTTGGGTGATGGTCTGCGGGATGCCTTTGACCCTAAGTCAAATGCTGATGAGTGA